The following coding sequences lie in one Sorghum bicolor cultivar BTx623 chromosome 6, Sorghum_bicolor_NCBIv3, whole genome shotgun sequence genomic window:
- the LOC110436621 gene encoding uncharacterized protein LOC110436621 yields MYRDEVVLPIELHAVIFLASYRGLPPLLLLLCSMYPGCDESVMPLHIFSRRWNPGIICIVLRKYHAAAVLHGGHLNVPCRLPKPAAHPIDCRLFCCPLLAFVAIEIMSSNHEPQCFYYGACTG; encoded by the exons ATGTACAGAGATGAGGTTGTGCTTCCTATTGAACTCCATGCAGTGATATTCCTCGCTTCTTATCGTGGTTTGCCGCCGTTGCTACTACTGCTGTGCAGCATG TACCCTGGCTGCGATGAATCCGTTATGCCACTGCACATATTTTCCCGTCGCTGGAATCCAGGAATCATTTGCATTGTGCTGCG GAAATACCATGCTGCTGCAGTGCTTCATGGAGGCCATCTCAATGTGCCGTGTCGCCTTCCGAAACCAGCAGCACATCCCATCGATTGTCGACTGTTTTGCTGTCCATTATTGGCGTTTGTCGCCATCGAGATCATGTCCAGCAACCATGAACCTCAAT GTTTCTATTATGGTGCTTGTACCGGTTGA